Proteins found in one Geomonas subterranea genomic segment:
- a CDS encoding type IV pilus twitching motility protein PilT: MARIDALFKLLNDAGASDLHLSAGSPPIFRLRGEMERQNFKTLSHEELKAILYEILTPKQREYFEEKHDLDFAYSVPGLARFRGNYMMQHRGIAAVFRIIPSKILSADDLGLPEGIRNMTRLRKGMVLVTGPTGSGKSTTLAAMIDLINSTRREHILTLEDPLEFIHENKMSLFNQRQIGEHSESFASALRAALREDPDVILVGEMRDLETISLAMSAAETGHLVFGTLHTSSAAKTVDRIIDVFPKDAQEQVRAILSESLKGVVCQQLLKTADGKGRAAAQEIMVWNPAIGNLIREGKTFQIPSIMQTGRKDGMQLMDQHILDLLKTKKVSPEEAYRCCQDKRQFEQYLTSQPQEH; encoded by the coding sequence ATGGCAAGGATTGATGCGCTGTTCAAGCTGCTAAACGACGCCGGTGCTTCCGATTTGCACCTTTCCGCGGGTTCCCCGCCGATCTTCCGTTTGCGCGGCGAGATGGAGCGCCAGAACTTCAAGACCCTCTCGCACGAGGAACTGAAGGCGATTCTGTACGAGATACTGACCCCCAAGCAGCGCGAGTACTTCGAGGAGAAGCACGACCTCGACTTCGCCTACTCGGTGCCGGGGCTGGCCCGTTTCCGCGGCAACTACATGATGCAGCACCGCGGCATCGCGGCGGTGTTCCGCATCATCCCGAGCAAGATCCTCTCCGCGGACGACCTGGGCCTTCCCGAGGGGATCCGCAACATGACCAGGCTCAGGAAGGGGATGGTGCTGGTCACCGGCCCCACCGGGAGCGGCAAATCGACCACGCTGGCCGCCATGATCGACCTGATCAACAGCACGCGGCGCGAGCACATCCTCACCCTCGAGGACCCGCTCGAGTTCATCCACGAGAACAAGATGTCGCTCTTCAACCAGCGCCAGATCGGGGAGCACTCGGAGAGCTTCGCGAGCGCCCTCAGGGCGGCGTTGAGGGAGGACCCGGACGTCATCCTGGTGGGTGAGATGCGCGACCTGGAGACCATCAGCCTCGCCATGAGCGCCGCCGAGACCGGTCACCTGGTCTTCGGCACCCTGCACACGAGTTCGGCCGCGAAGACCGTGGACCGCATCATCGACGTCTTCCCCAAGGACGCCCAGGAGCAGGTGCGCGCCATCCTCTCCGAGTCGCTCAAGGGGGTGGTCTGCCAGCAGCTCCTGAAGACCGCGGACGGCAAGGGGCGCGCCGCGGCGCAGGAGATCATGGTCTGGAACCCCGCCATCGGCAACCTGATCCGCGAGGGTAAGACCTTCCAGATCCCGTCCATCATGCAGACAGGGAGGAAGGACGGCATGCAGCTCATGGATCAGCACATCCTGGATCTGTTGAAGACCAAGAAGGTGTCGCCGGAAGAGGCGTACCGCTGCTGCCAGGACAAGCGGCAGTTCGAGCAGTACCTCACCTCCCAGCCGCAGGAGCACTGA